A genomic segment from Spinacia oleracea cultivar Varoflay chromosome 3, BTI_SOV_V1, whole genome shotgun sequence encodes:
- the LOC110802275 gene encoding coatomer subunit delta-1 isoform X2 — protein MLSKVTSLVFTLVPEYVPFIDEEEICERAFELIFVIDEVISMGLRENVTVAQVRQFCEMVSEEEMFHKIMLQIKIKETYNIMKLKASKIDKSKADRNRGGRGSSMSLQSMGPGEIEHILSDPSISSSNDGFSIASGPSAFNSSTYLDSYFSNSKAATAPSKGQGMQLVKNQRINQFLQSLKAEGEEITEDVQPSLIKSRATAPPPSNPVSLIVDEKLCVTLKSDGGLANFDVQGFLSLQILDEKDAYLHVQVESAKNPSIVFKTHPSINKELFSSENTLGLKDPNRPLPTCQSSDGVSLLRWRMQSLDESALPFTISCWPSVSGNVTDVSIEYEASPKFDLQNVIISVPLPSIRKAPNVRHIDGEWRYDLKTSVFEWSILLIDNSNRVGSVEFSVPAADPSTFFPISVQFTTTNTFSGLKVVNIMPLKGGSTPKFVQRAMLCADYTLV, from the exons ATGCTTTCAAAGGTTACATCCTTAGTGTTCACTTTG GTACCTGAATATGTACCTTTTATAGACGAGGAAGAGATTTGTGAGAGGGCTTTTGAGCTAATATTTGTAATTGACGAGGTCATCTCAATGGGGCTCAGAGAAAATGTAACGGTGGCACAGGTTAGACAGTTTTGTGAGATGGTAAGTGAGGAAGAGATGTTTCACAAAATTATGTTGCAGATCAAAATAAAAGAAACATATAACATCATGAAGCTCAAAGCTAGTAAGATCGATAAGAGCAAG GCTGATAGGAATAGAGGTGGAAGAGGAAGTTCTATGTCTCTACAATCAATGGGACCTGGAGAAATTGAACATATCTTGAGCGATCCTAGCATATCAAGTAGCAACGATGGATTTAGCATTGCTTCTGGGCCTTCAGCGTTTAATTCGAGCACGTATCTGGACTCATACTTTAGCAACTCCAAAG CTGCTACTGCTCCATCTAAGGGTCAAGGGATGCAGCTTGTGAAGAATCAAAGGATTAAtcagttcttgcaatccttgaAAGCTGAAGGTGAAGAAATTACTGAGGACGTACAgccaagtttaattaaatcgagGGCCACTGCTCCACCACCCTCTAATCCAGTTTCACTAATTGTTGACGAGAAGCTTTGCGTGACACTTAAAAGTGATGGAGGGCTTGCTAATTTTGATGTTCAAGGGTTCTTGTCACTTCAAATCCTCGATGAGAAAGATGCTTATCTACATGTTCAG GTTGAGTCTGCAAAGAATCCAAGCATAGTGTTCAAAACACATCCAAGTATCAACAAAGAATTGTTTTCCAGTGAGAACACTTTAGGGCTCAAAGATCCTAATAGGCCCCTTCCTACTTGCCAATCCAGTGATGGTGTTAGCCTTTTGAGGTGGAGGATGCAGAGTTTGGATGAGTCCGCCCTCCCTTTCACAA TAAGCTGCTGGCCTAGTGTCTCTGGGAATGTAACTGATGTTAGCATTGAGTATGAAGCTTCACCTAAGTTTGATCTTCAAAATGTTATTATATCAGTGCCTCTTCCATCAATCAGAAAGGCTCCAAATGTGAGGCATATTGATGGTGAATGGAG GTATGATTTGAAGACTTCAGTATTTGAATGGTCCATATTATTAATTGATAACTCCAATCGTGT TGGATCAGTGGAGTTCTCTGTCCCTGCGGCAGATCCATCAACCTTTTTCCCCATCTCTGTGCAGTTCACGACTACGAATACATTCAGCGGATTAAAG GTTGTTAATATCATGCCACTAAAAGGAGGTTCTACGCCCAAATTTGTTCAGAGAGCAATGCTTTGTGCAGATTACACATTGGTGTGA
- the LOC110802275 gene encoding coatomer subunit delta-1 isoform X1 yields MVVLAVAFTNKFGKALVSRQFVNISQIRLEGFFAAFPKLIGTGKQHTYVETEDVRYVYQPIGTFYLILITSKQSNIVEDLETLRMLSKVTSLVFTLVPEYVPFIDEEEICERAFELIFVIDEVISMGLRENVTVAQVRQFCEMVSEEEMFHKIMLQIKIKETYNIMKLKASKIDKSKADRNRGGRGSSMSLQSMGPGEIEHILSDPSISSSNDGFSIASGPSAFNSSTYLDSYFSNSKAATAPSKGQGMQLVKNQRINQFLQSLKAEGEEITEDVQPSLIKSRATAPPPSNPVSLIVDEKLCVTLKSDGGLANFDVQGFLSLQILDEKDAYLHVQVESAKNPSIVFKTHPSINKELFSSENTLGLKDPNRPLPTCQSSDGVSLLRWRMQSLDESALPFTISCWPSVSGNVTDVSIEYEASPKFDLQNVIISVPLPSIRKAPNVRHIDGEWRYDLKTSVFEWSILLIDNSNRVGSVEFSVPAADPSTFFPISVQFTTTNTFSGLKVVNIMPLKGGSTPKFVQRAMLCADYTLV; encoded by the exons CACTTGTCTCGAGACAGTTTGTAAATATATCCCAGATAAGACTTGAGGGGTTCTTTGCAGCTTTTCCGAAACTGATTGGAACAGGAAAGCAGCACACCTATGTTGAGACTGAGGATGTTCGCTATGTCTATCAACCGATAGGAACCTTTTATTTGATTCTCATTACAAGTAAGCAGAGTAACATTGTGGAAGATTTGGAGACTCTGAGGATGCTTTCAAAGGTTACATCCTTAGTGTTCACTTTG GTACCTGAATATGTACCTTTTATAGACGAGGAAGAGATTTGTGAGAGGGCTTTTGAGCTAATATTTGTAATTGACGAGGTCATCTCAATGGGGCTCAGAGAAAATGTAACGGTGGCACAGGTTAGACAGTTTTGTGAGATGGTAAGTGAGGAAGAGATGTTTCACAAAATTATGTTGCAGATCAAAATAAAAGAAACATATAACATCATGAAGCTCAAAGCTAGTAAGATCGATAAGAGCAAG GCTGATAGGAATAGAGGTGGAAGAGGAAGTTCTATGTCTCTACAATCAATGGGACCTGGAGAAATTGAACATATCTTGAGCGATCCTAGCATATCAAGTAGCAACGATGGATTTAGCATTGCTTCTGGGCCTTCAGCGTTTAATTCGAGCACGTATCTGGACTCATACTTTAGCAACTCCAAAG CTGCTACTGCTCCATCTAAGGGTCAAGGGATGCAGCTTGTGAAGAATCAAAGGATTAAtcagttcttgcaatccttgaAAGCTGAAGGTGAAGAAATTACTGAGGACGTACAgccaagtttaattaaatcgagGGCCACTGCTCCACCACCCTCTAATCCAGTTTCACTAATTGTTGACGAGAAGCTTTGCGTGACACTTAAAAGTGATGGAGGGCTTGCTAATTTTGATGTTCAAGGGTTCTTGTCACTTCAAATCCTCGATGAGAAAGATGCTTATCTACATGTTCAG GTTGAGTCTGCAAAGAATCCAAGCATAGTGTTCAAAACACATCCAAGTATCAACAAAGAATTGTTTTCCAGTGAGAACACTTTAGGGCTCAAAGATCCTAATAGGCCCCTTCCTACTTGCCAATCCAGTGATGGTGTTAGCCTTTTGAGGTGGAGGATGCAGAGTTTGGATGAGTCCGCCCTCCCTTTCACAA TAAGCTGCTGGCCTAGTGTCTCTGGGAATGTAACTGATGTTAGCATTGAGTATGAAGCTTCACCTAAGTTTGATCTTCAAAATGTTATTATATCAGTGCCTCTTCCATCAATCAGAAAGGCTCCAAATGTGAGGCATATTGATGGTGAATGGAG GTATGATTTGAAGACTTCAGTATTTGAATGGTCCATATTATTAATTGATAACTCCAATCGTGT TGGATCAGTGGAGTTCTCTGTCCCTGCGGCAGATCCATCAACCTTTTTCCCCATCTCTGTGCAGTTCACGACTACGAATACATTCAGCGGATTAAAG GTTGTTAATATCATGCCACTAAAAGGAGGTTCTACGCCCAAATTTGTTCAGAGAGCAATGCTTTGTGCAGATTACACATTGGTGTGA
- the LOC110802278 gene encoding probable peroxidase 26: MEGGKQYLYPLMALLVALVVCSMIGNVDGAVSVPRYTLTRQYYKKTNTCAHVEAYVKHNVKVFWDQDKSITPKLLRLLYSDCMVTGCDGSILLDGPNSEKKAPQNIGLGGFIFIDKIKQVLEARCPGVVSCSDILQLATRDSVALAGGPSYPILTGRRDGLFSKASSVDLPSPNISWEEAFEYFQARGLDIQDFTTLLGAHSTGRARCRYIRDRLYNFQGRGTPDPTLDSSRLKELRKQCPEKYKKGEHETLVTLNKNGGEYRFTNSYYSNVMAKKAVLRIDQQLLYGNETQQLSEQFSDPVEGFEDFRKSFALSMNRLGNYKVLTGQQGEIRNNCHFTNTQ, encoded by the exons ATGGAGGGAGGCAAGCAATATTTGTACCCTCTAATGGCTCTATTAGTTGCCCTTGTGGTTTGTTCGATGATCGGAAATGTAGACGGGGCGGTGTCCGTGCCTCGGTATACATTGACCCGGCAATACTACAAAAAGACTAACACTTGTGCTCATGTTGAAGCATATGTGAAACATAACGTCAAGGTGTTTTGGGATCAAGATAAAAGTATTACTCCTAAACTTCTTCGCTTGCTCTACTCCGATTGCATGGTCACG GGATGTGATGGGTCAATCCTTTTAGATGGACCGAACTCTGAGAAAAAGGCACCACAAAATATAGGACTCGGAGGGTTTATATTCATTGACAAGATCAAGCAAGTCCTTGAAGCAAGATGTCCAGGAGTCGTATCTTGTTCTGACATCCTTCAACTTGCTACTCGAGATTCTGTCGCTTTG GCTGGTGGTCCATCGTACCCAATACTTACAGGAAGAAGGGATGGGTTGTTTTCAAAGGCTTCAAGTGTGGACCTCCCTTCACCAAATATCTCATGGGAAGAAGCTTTTGAATATTTCCAAGCTAGAGGTCTTGATATTCAAGACTTCACTACACTCTTAG GAGCACATTCGACGGGGAGGGCAAGATGTCGTTACATACGCGACCGTCTATACAACTTCCAAGGCAGAGGAACACCAGATCCAACCCTAGACTCATCGAGACTAAAGGAGTTAAGGAAGCAATGTCCAGAGAAGTACAAGAAGGGAGAACACGAAACACTAGTTACCCTTAACAAGAACGGTGGAGAGTATAGATTCACAAACTCTTACTACAGTAACGTAATGGCGAAGAAAGCTGTTCTTAGAATTGATCAACAACTCTTGTATGGTAACGAAACGCAACAACTTAGTGAACAGTTTTCAGATCCTGTTGAAGGATTTGAAGACTTCAGGAAGTCTTTTGCGCTATCTATGAACAGGTTGGGGAACTACAAGGTCTTAACTGGACAACAAGGGGAGATCAGGAACAACTGTCATTTCACTAATACTcagtaa